AGGAGGTCACTTGTCCGCTGCCCATCCTGCGTAGAAGAGGCCCAGTCCGACGATCACACAAATGCCCTGAATGATCCAGAAGCGGACCACGACGAGCACTTCGGACCAGCCCTTGAGTTCGAAGTGGTGCTGGAGTGGCGCCATCCGGAAGACGCGCTTCCCGGTGAGGCGGAAGGAGCCGACCTGGATCACCACGGACATGGTGATCAGGACGAAGAGGCCGCCGAGGATGGCGAGCAGCAGCTCGGTGCGTGAGCAGATCGCGAGGCCGGCGAGCACACCACCGAGCGCGAGCGAACCGGTGTCACCCATGAAGATCTTGGCCGGCGAGGTGTTCCACCACAGGAAGCCCAGGCAGGCGCCCATCAGCGCGGAGGCGACCACCGCGAGGTCGAGCGGGTCGCGGACCTCGTAACAGGCTCCGGGGTTGGTCAGGGTGCCCGCGTTGGCGCAGGACTCCTGGAACTGCCAGACGCCGATGAAGGTGTAGGCGCCGAAGACGAGCACCGAGGCGCCGGTGGCCAGACCGTCCAGACCGTCGGTCAGGTTCACGCCGTTCGACATCGCGAGGATCATGAACAGCGCCCAGACGACGAACAGCACGGGTCCGATCGTCCAGCCGAAGTCCGTGATGAACGACAGTTTCGTGGACGCCGGGGTGTTGCCGCGGTTGTCCGCGAACTGGAGCGAGAGCACCGCGAAGGTGATGCCGACGATCAGCTGGCCGGCCATCTTCGCCTTGGCCCGCAGACCCAGCGAACGGCGCTTGACGATCTTGATGTAGTCGTCGAGGAAGCCGACCAGGCCCATGCCGACCATCAGGCCGAGCACCAGCAGACCCGAGAAGGTCGGCGCCGCGTCGGCCTCCGGGTCCAGATAGCCCGTGATCACCTTGGCCAGGAAGTACGCGGCGACCGTCGCGAAGATGAAGGCGATACCGCCCATGGTCGGCGTACCGCGCTTGCTGGCGTGCTCGCGCGGGCCGTCGTCGCGGATGTACTGGCCGTAGCCCTTGCGCGCGAGCAGCTTGATCAGCAGCGGAGTGCCGACCAGGGTCAGGAAGAGGCCAATGACTCCTGCGAACAGGATCTGCTTCATCATCGGGCGGAAACCTCACCCTCGGCACCGGACTCGAGCAGCGCCTGCGCCACGCTCTCGAGGCCGACCGAACGGGACGCCTTCACGAGTACGACGTCCCCCGGGCGCAACTCGCTGCGCAACAGGTCGACCGCCGCCTGTGCGTCGGACACGTGCACCGACTCCTCACCCCACGAACCCTCGTTATATGCGCCCAGTTGCAGCCAGGCGGCTTCCCTGCCACCGACCGCGACGAGCTTGCTGACGTTGAGCCGGACGGCCAGCCGTCCGACCGCGTCGTGCTCGGCGAGAGCCTCGTCCCCGAGCTCGGCCATCTTGCCGAGCACCGCCCACGTTCGACGCCCCTTGCCGATGGCCACGAGCGCACGCAGCGCGGCCTTCATGGACTCGGGGTTCGCGTTGTAGGCGTCGTTGACGACCGTCACGCCGTCCGGGCGCTCGGTGACCTCCATCCGCCAGCGGGAGAGGGAGCCCGCCTCGGAGAGCGCGACGGCGATCTCGTCTGCGGACATGCCCAACTCGTGGGCGACGGCGGCCGCGGCGAGCGCGTTCGACACGTGGTGCTCACCGTACAGGCGCATGGTCACATCACTTGCACCGGAGGGTGTGTGAAGCCGGAACGCGGGCTGTCCGGTGTCCGTGAGTCGCACGTTCTCGGCGCGAACGTCCGCTTCGTCGGACTCTCCGAAAAAGACCACCTTCGCCTTCGTACGGGAGGCCATGGCCCGTACGTAGGGGTCGTCCGCGTTGAGGACGGCCGTCCCGTCCTCCGGGAGGGACTCGACGAGTTCGCCCTTGGCCTGTGCGATCTGCTCGCGGCCGCCGAACTCGCCGATGTGGGCGCTGCCCACGTTCAGGACGAGGCCGATCTTCGGGGGCGTGAGATTCGTGAGGTAGGAGATGTGCCCGATGCCGCGGGCCCCCATCTCCAGGACGAGGAACCGGGTCTCCTCGGTGGCGCTGAGCGCGGTCAGCGGCAGCCCGATCTCGTTGTTGAGGGAGCCGGGCGTGAACACCGTCGGCGCCTTGCGCTGGAGCACCTGTGCGATGAGGTCCTTGGTGCTGGTCTTGCCCGCCGAGCCGGTGAGGGCGACGAGCGTGGCACCGAGACGTCGTACGACGTGCCGCGCGAGGGCGCCGAGGGCGGACTGGACGTCGTCCACGACGATCGCGGGCACGCCGACGGGCCGGGTGCCGAGCACGGCCACCGCTCCGGCCTCGACGACCGCGGCCGCGAAGTCGTGGCCGTCCGCACGCTCGCCGGCGAAGGCGACGAACAGGCTGCCCGGCCCCGCCTCGCGGGAGTCCCGGACGACCGGCCCGGTGACCTGGACGGTCGGATCCGGTATGTCGTGCGTCTGCCCGCCGACGACTTCTGCGATCTCGGCGAGGGAGAGGGCGATCACAAGTTCATCCCCTGGATCATGCGGGATTTCATCCCTGGGTCTTCTGAATGGCTTCGCGAAGCACCTGGCGGTCGTCGAAGGGACGGACCACCCCGGCGATGTCCTGCCCCTGCTCGTGCCCCTTGCCCGCGACCAGCACGGTGTCGCCGGGCTCGGCACGGGCGACGGCGGCGGCGATCGCGGCGGCCCGGTCCTCGAAGACCGCCACTTCGCCGCGCTCGTGCGCGGGCACGGAGGCCGCGCCCTGGAGCATCGTGGCGAGGATCGCGAGGGGGTCCTCACCACGGGGGTTGTCGGAGGTCAGTACGGCGGTGTCGGCGAGCCGGGCCGCGGCGGCACCCATGGGCTCCCGCTTGGTCCTGTCCCGGTCGCCTCCGCAGCCGAGGACGATGTGCACCTTGCCCTCGGTGACCTTGCGCAGGGCGCGCAGCACCGACTCGACGGCATCGGTCTTGTGCGCGTAGTCGACGACCGCGAGGTAGGGCTGTCCGGCGTCCACGCGCTCCAGGCGGCCCGGCACGCCGGGTACGGCGGCGACGCCGTCGGCGGCGGCCTGCGGGTCGAGCCCGGCGACGGCGAGGGCGACGATCGCGGCGAGGGTGTTGGCCACGTTGAAGGGGCCCGGCAGCGGCGACTTCGCGCTGATCCGCTCGCCTTTGGGCCCGATGACGGTGAACGTCGAGTCCAGCCGGCCGATCTCCACGCCCTCGGCGCGCCAGTCGGCGTCGGGGTGGCCCTCGGCGGAGTAGGTGACGACCGGGACGGTGGCCTCCTTGGCCAGCCTGCGGCCGTACTCGTCGTCGACGTTGACCACGCCGAGCTTGCTGCGTTTCGGCGTGAACAGCTGCGCCTTGGCCCGGAAGTAGTCCTCCATGTCGGAGTGGAACTCCATGTGTTCCGGGCTGAGGTTGGTGAAGACGCCGATGTCGAAGACGCAGCCGTCGACGCGGCCGAGGACCAGGGCGTGGCTGGAGACCTCCATGGCCACCGCCTCGACGCCGCGTTCGCGCATGACGGCGAACAGGGCCTGCAGGTCGGTGGCTTCGGGGGTGGTGCGCTCGGACTTGATGCGCTCGTCGCCGATGCGCATCTCGACCGTGCCGATCAGGCCGGTGGACCTGACGGTCTTCAAGCCGCCCTCGACGAGGTAGGCGATGGTGGTCTTGCCGGAGGTGCCGGTGATGCCGATCTGGAGCAGGTCCCGGCCGGGGTGGCCGTAGATCGTGGCGGCCAGCTCGCCCATCCGGGCGCGCGGGTCGTCGACGACCAGAACCGGCAGCCCGGCCGCCGCGGCGCGCTCCGCGCCGGTGGGGTCGGTCAGCGCGGCGGCCGCGCCGAGGCTCGCGGCCTGGTCGGCGAAGTCGGCGCCGTGCAGACGGGCGCCCGGGAGGGCGGCGTACAGATCGCCGGGGCGCACGGCGCGCGAGTCGTGGGTGATGCCCGTGACGTCGGCGGCGCTCTCCGGCGCGAGAGCACCCAGTTGGTCGGCCAGTTTCGCCAGGGGTGTGGCGGAGACCTGCGCCGGCCTGGGCGGCCCGGGGTATGTCACGGGATGGCCCTTCTGGGTGGTTTGGGACTGATCAGCGTGTGGCACGGCGGTGAGCGTACCGGGCGTACCCGCCTCCGGGCGAAGTGAGGGGCGGGGGGCGTTCTGGTTCCCGGGATCGGGGGTGATCGTTGTCACGGGGCGGGTCCTGGTGGCTCGGTGGTGCTCGGTGCTGATCAGGGCTTGACGGTTCGGGGACGGATCAGTTCTTGAACGTGACAGGCAGTCTCGCGGGCGTGGCCCCGGTCGGCGGGACCTGGAGGGACTTCAGCGCGAACTCCATGACCTGCTTGTAGACGGGGCCGCAGATCTGGCCGCCGAAGTAGTTGCCCTTGGTGGCGTTCTGGATGGCGCAGTAGACGGTGATGCGGGGCTTGTCCGCGGGCGCGAAACCGGCGAACGACGAGGTGTAGCCCTTGTACTTGCCGGTGGCCGGATCCACGCGGTTGGCCGTGCCCGTCTTGCCCGCGACGCGGTATCCGGGGATGCGCGCCTTGGTGCCGGTGCCCTCCTCGTCGTCCACGACCGACTCCAGCATCTGGGCGAGGGTCTTCGCCGTCCTGGCGCTGACCACCCGGGTCTTATCGGGCTTGGGTGCCGGGGTGAAGCGGCCGTCGGGGCCCTTGCTGCCGCGTACGAGCGTGGGTTCGACGCGGACGCCGCCGTTGGCGATGGTCGAGTAGACCGACGCCGCCTGCATGGCGTTGATGGAGACGCCCTGGCCGAAAGGGATCGTGTACTGCTGCGAGGTCGACCACTTGTCGGGCGGGGCGAGGATGCCCTTGGTCTCGCCGGGGAAGTCGAGGCCGGTGTAGCTGCCGAGGCCGAACTTGCGCAGGTAGCCGTAGAGGACCTTGTTGGACTGGGCCTGGGTCCTGCCGAGCTGGCCGGTGGCGAGGATGGTGCCGATGTTGCTGGACTTGGCGAGGACGCCGTTGAGCGTCAGGTACCAGGTCGGGTGGTTCACGTCGTCCTTGAAGAGCCGGTCGCCGCGGTGCAGCCGGTTGGGCACGACGACGTGGGTCGTCGGGGTGGCGGCGCCCTCCTGGAGGACGGCCGCCATCGACATGACCTTGGCCGTGGAGCCGGGCTCGAAGGCGTCCTGGAGGGCCGCGTTGCCGAGGGCGGCCGAGTCGGCGTCGGACAGGTCGTTCGGGTCGAAGCCCGGCGAGTTGGCCATGGCCAGGATCTGGCCGGTGCGGGTGTCCTGGACGATGACGTAGCCGCGGTCGGCCGCGGACTCCTCGACCTGGTCGCTGATGGCCTTCTGGGCGGCCCACTGGATGTCGCGGTCGATGGTGAGCTCGACGTCGCTGCCGGGCACGGCGGGGGTCTCGGTGGAACCCGCGGTGGGGACGAGCCGGCCGCCGGACTGGGCGTAGCGGATCTTGCCGTCCTTGCCGGCCAGCTGCTTGTCCAGCTGGAGCTCGACACCGCCGCCGGGCTTGCCCTCGCCGTTGACCCAGCCCAGTATCCCGGCGGCGAGGTCGCCGTTGGGGTACACGCGCTTGCTGGTGGCGACGGAGAAGACGCCCGCGAGGACGTTGTGCGTGGACTTGTCCGTCTGCTCCTTCTTCGTGAGCGCGGACTTCAGGTCCTTGATCTGCTTCCAGACCTGTGGGGTCTGTCGGGAGGCCAGCTTGACGTAACGCAGCGCCTTGTTCTTCGGCCGCAGCTTCTTGACCAGGGTCTCCTGCTCCTGGCCCAGGATCGGCGCGAGCAGCGCGGCCGCCTGCTCGGGCCCGTCCCCGATCTTCAGCTGGTCCGGGGCGAACATCGTGGGGTCGGCCGTGATGTCGTAGGCGTCCTCACTGGTCGCCAGGGCCACACCGGACCGGTCGGTGATCTCCCCGCGGTCCGCGGCCAGCACCTGCCCGACATACCGGTTCTGCTCGGCCTTGGCGGCATACGTGCTCGCGTCGACGGCCTGCACCTGGAACAGCCGCACGACGAACGCGATCAGCACCAGCGTCAGCGCGAGCCCGACCAGACGCAGCCGGGGACGGGGGCTGCCCAGCCGAAGGGTCTTGGGCGCCGCCTGACGGGCCGGGGCCGGGCGACGGGCCGCCGGACGGGCACCGGGGCCGCGGCGCCGGGCGACGGGGCGAGCGCTCCTGGCCGGGCCGGGCACGCGGCGGCGCGGGGGTTCCCTGTCGGTCACTTCCGTCACCTGCCGGAGGTTGGGGTGGGGCCGTTGGGCATGGCCTCGGGGGCCAGGACCAGGGGGATGTGGGCGGAGGTCTGCCGGACGCCGGGGGCGGGGCTGGGGACGCCCTTGACGGTGCCGTCCGGGGCGAGGAACGCGGGGTCGCCGCCGGGGACCATGCCGAGTTCGCGGGCGCGGCGCTGGAGTGCCTCGGGAGCGGAGTAGGCGTCGATGTCCCGCTGGAGGGCCTGTTCCTCGTCGGTGAGGCTCTTGGTCTCGCGCTGGAGGTCGTCGAGTTTGAACGCGCCTTCGCTGAGGGCCGAGTTCAGTACCAGGAGACCGATGAGACCACCGCCGAGGAGGAGGACCACGAGGAGCACGAAGGGGGTGCGGGCCGCCTGCCCGGGGCCGGTCGGGAAGAGCTGCGCGAGACGTGCCGCCCTCCCCTTCAGTTCGGGTTTGCTGCTCACTCACGCTCCCTCGGTCCGGCCTGCACACGCCTCACTCGACGTCCTCCCTGATGCGCTGGGCCCCGCGCAGCCGCGCCGGTGCCGCTCGCCGGTTCTCGGCGATCTCCTCCTCGGTGGGGAGTTCGGCACCGCGCGTGAGCAGCTTGAGCCGCGGCTGGTAGCGCTCGGGCACGACGGGCAGCCCGGGCGGCGCCGTGGTGGCGGCACCCGCCGCGAACACCTGCTTGACCAGCCGGTCCTCCAGCGAGTGGTACGACAGCACCGCGATCCGTCCGCCCACGTCCAGCGCCTTCACGGCGGCCGGGATCGCCCGCTCCAGCACGGCGAGCTCGCCGTTGACCTCGATGCGCAGGGCCTGGAAGGTGCGCTTGGCGGGGTTGCCGCCGGTGCGCTTGGCGGCCTGCGGCAGCGCGTCCCGGATCAGTTCGACCAGCCGCGCGCTGGTGCTGAACGGCTCCTTCTCGCGCTCGCGCACGATCGCGGACACGATCCGCTTGGCCTGCTTCTCCTCGCCGTACGCCCGCAGGATGCGCACCAGCTCGCCGGGCGGGTACGTGTTGAGGACCTCGGCGGCGCTGACCCCGGCCGTCTGGTCCATGCGCATGTCGAGCGGAGCGTCCTGGGCGTAGGCGAAGCCGCGGTCGGCCTCGTCGAGTTGCATGGAGGAGACGCCGAGGTCGAACAACACGCCCTGCACGCGCGCGATGCCGAGCTTGTGCAGCACCTCGGGGAGCTCGTCGTACACGGCGTGGACGAGCGTGGCGCGCTCCCCGTAGGGCGCGAGGCGCTCGCCGGACAGGCGCAGGGCCTCCTTGTCGCGGTCGAGGGCGACGAGGCGGATCCCGGGGAACCTCTCCAGGAGCGCCTCGCTGTGGCCGCCGAGGCCGAGCGTGCAGTCGACGACCACCGGCTCCGGCCCCTCCAGGGCGGGTGCCAGCAGATCCAGGCACCGCTGGAGCATCACCGGGACGTGTCGACTCTGGCTCAAGGGGCCCTCTCAGGTCCGGCGCGCGGCCGTGCGCACCGCCGGGTCCCCGCCCGCTCGTGAAGGGGAGGCCTGCCGGCGCCGGAAGCGTCAGCCGGCCGGGAGCGGGAGGAGGCCGAGCCGTACGTACGCGCCGCGCACGTGGGGAGATCTCCGGTCGTCGCCGGGGGTCTCCGGGGAAAACAGTCCAGCGGGGAGAGTCTCGCCTCCCGCTTCGCGTCACTTTAGTCCACCCTGTCTCCCGGTCAATCAACCGGCCTGCGCGTCGCGACCGCCGGCACAGCACCCTTGTGGGTTACCTCACAACCCCGCCTCGCTGACATTCTTTGTCCACTCTCACAAGGGGCTTGGACAGGTTGTGACCAGTAACGTCATGGCTATGACGATTTCTGCATCGGTTCCCCCGGCCTCGGAGAGCGCCACAGCCAGTGGCGGCACGGTCACCGACCGCCTCGTCGACGCCAACGCCCGGTACGCCGCCGACTTCACCGACCCGGGGATGGACGCGCGGCCCGTGCTGCAGGTCGCCGTCGTGGCCTGCATGGACGCCCGCCTCGACCTGCACGCGGCACTCGGTCTCGAGCTCGGTGACTGCCACACGATCCGCAACGCGGGCGGCGTCGTCACCGACGACGTGATCCGCTCGCTGACCATCAGCCAGCGCAAGCTGGGGACGCGCAGCGTCGTCCTCATCCACCACACCGGCTGCGGCCTGGAGAGCCTCACCGAGGACTTCCGCACCGAACTGGAGGCCGAGGTGGGCCAGCGCCCGGCGTGGGCGGTGGAGTGCTTCCGGGACGTCGACCAGGACGTACGGCAGTCGATGCAGCGCGTGCGCACCTCGCCGTTCCTGCTGCACACCGACGACGTGCGGGGATTCGTCTTCGACGTGAAGACCGGCCGGCTGCGGGAAATCGACCCGGCCTCCTGACCTGGCGGCCCGCCCCGGACACAACCCGCTGCAGCTGTCGAAAGCCTGTCAGTCACGCGTTCGAATGGTCACAAGGCCGACATATCGCGGCCAGTTATCCACAGTCGAGTGACACGAATCGGTAACGACAGCAAGAATGCGGGAGTGGCGTCACGCGGAACTTCACGCGTGGTGTCCGTGGTCCGGGGTGGGCCGGCCCGCGTCTTGGGGCGTCGGCCCGGGAAAATGGGGTATCCCGTGCTCCCTGAGAGCAAGGGAAAGGCCGAGGAGGGCCGGGTGACGACCTATGACGATCGAGCGAGCCTCACTGATCTGACCGCCGTGGTGGATCGCGTGCGGGAGTCGGTGGAAGGCGTGATCGAGGGCAAGCCCGAGGTCGTACGGCTCTCGCTGACCGTGCTGCTCGCCGAGGGACATCTGCTCATCGAGGACGTCCCGGGCGTCGGCAAGACGATGCTCGCCAAGGCACTGGCGCGGTCCATCGACTGCTCGGTGCGGCGCATCCAGTTCACGCCCGACCTGCTGCCCTCGGACATCACCGGTGTGTCCATCTGGGACCAGCAGCGCAGCGACTTCGAGTTCAAGCCGGGCGCGATCTTCGCGCAGGTCGTGATCGGCGACGAGATCAACCGCGCCTCTCCCAAGACGCAGTCCGCGCTCCTGGAGTCCATGGAGGAGCGCCAGGTCACCATCGACGGCAAGACCTACGAGCTGCCCAGCCCCTTCATGGTGGTGGCGACGCAGAACCCGGTCGAGATGGAGGGCACCTACCCACTGCCGGAGGCCCAGCGCGACCGCTTCATGGCCCGGGTCTCGGTCGGCTACCCGAGCCCCGAGGCCGAGCTGCGGATGCTGGACGTGCACGGCGGCGTCTCGCCGCTGGAGGACCTCCAGCCCGTGGCCCACGCGCACGAGATCCTCAAGCTCATCGAGGCGGTGCGCGGCGTCCATGTCGCCGAGCCGGTCCGGCGCTACGCGGTCGACCTGGTCGGCGCCACACGCACGCACCCCGACCTGAGACTGGGCGCCTCCCCGCGCGCGACGCTGCACCTGCTGCGCGCGGCGAAGGCGTCCGCGGCCCTGAGCGGCCGGGAGTACGCGCTGCCGGACGACGTGCAGGCACTCGCCGTCGCCGTCCTGGCCCACCGTCTGCTGCCCACCGCCCAGGCCCAGCTCAACCGCCGCACCGCCGAGCAGGTCGTCGAGGAGATCCTCCAGCGCACCCCGGTGCCGTCGGCGCCGCAGCAGCAGAGCGGCTTCGGCGCTGTGGGCCGTACGGCGCCCGCGTATCCCTCGCACCCGCCCCGGAGGCTGTGATGACCACCGCGGGGACGGGGCAGCCGGAGGCCGACCGGGGCGAGCAGGGCGGCATCCGCACCGCCCTGGCCGGTCTGACCACCCGCGGACGCTCCTTCCTGGCCGCCGGCGTCGCGGCCGCCGTCTGTGCGTATGTGCTCGGGCAGAGCGACCTGCTGCGCGTGGGCCTGCTGCTGGCGGTGCTGCCGCTGGTGTGCGCGACGGTGCTGTACCGCACCCGCTACCGGGTCGCGGGCAGCCGCCGCCTCTCCCCCGCCCGCGTACCGGCCGGCAGCGAGGCCCGGGTCCACCTGCGGATGGACAACGTCTCGCGGCTGCCCACGGGCGTGCTGATGCTCCAGGACCGGGTGCCGTACGTGCTCGGTCCCCGGCCCCGTTTCGTGCTCGACCGGGTGGAGGCGGGCGGCCGCCGCGAGGTGTCCTACCGGGTGCGCTCCGACCTGCGCGGCGGCTACCCGCTGGGCCCGCTCCAGCTGCGCCTGACCGACCCGTTCGGCATGTGCGAGCTGACCCGGTCCTTCTCGACGTACGACACCCTGACGGTGATCCCGCGCGTGGAGCCGCTGGCGCCGGTGCGGTTCAGCGGCGAGGCGAGGGGGTACGGCGACGGGCGGCAGCGTTCCCTCGCGCTGGCCGGCGAGGACGACGTGATCCCGCGCGGATACCGCTACGGCGACGACCTGCGCCGTGTGCACTGGCGCTCCACCGCCCGCTACGGCGAGCTGATGGTCCGCCGTGAGGAGCAGCCGCAGCGCGCCCGCTGCACGGTACTGCTCGACACCCGGGGCATCGCCTTCCAGGGCGTGGGTCCCGACTCGGCCTTCGAGTGGGCCGTGGCGGGCGCCGCGTCCGTGCTGGTGCACATGCTCGAACGGGGCTTCTCCGTAAGGCTGTTGACGGACACCGGAAACGCGGTGCCCGGCGAGGGCGGAGACGGCTTCGCGGGCGCGAGCCAGGGGTCGGCGGACACGGCCGGGCTGATGATGGACACCCTCGCGGTCATCGACCACTCCGACGGCGCGGGTCTGTCCCGGGCCTACGACGTGCTGCGCGGCGGGAACGAGGGGCTGCTGGTGGCCTTCCTCGGCGACCTGGACGAGGAGCAGGCGGCTGTGGCGGCCCGGATGCGGCAGCGCAGCTCAGGCGCGGTCGCCTTCGTGCTGGACAGCGACACCTGGGTGCGGGAACCGAGCGACGTGCCCGGTCCGTTGGACGGGAGCGGGGAGCGGTTGCGCATGCTGCGCGAGGCGGGCTGGACCGCCCTCGGCGTGCCGCGGGGTGCCTCCGTTGACGAGCTGTGGCGGCAGGCCGACCGGGAGCGCAGGGGGATGGCCGCCGCGGGCGGCGGGGAGGGACCGTGATGAGCGGGCGGATACGACTGACGCTGGGGGCGTGGGCGGCCACGCTGATGGCCGCGTGCGCCCTGCCTGCCGACCTGGATCGTGCAGGCGGCCTTCCTGCTGGCCGTGCAGGCGGGCGTGGGTGCCGCGGCCCGCAGGGTGCCGCTGGCGCGCCCGCTGACGGTGGCGGCACAGGCCGTGGTCACGGTGCTGCTGCTGACGTTCGTGTTCGCCCGTGAGCAGGCCTTCGCCGGGCTGGTGCCCGGGCCGGACGCCCTCGACCGCTTCGGGCTCCTGCTCCGGCAGGGCGGGGAGGACATCGCGCGGTACGCGATCCCGGCGCCCCTGGAGTCCGACGGCATCCGGCTGATGCTCATCGGCGGCGTCCTGATCATCGGGCTGCTGGTGGACACCCTCGCGGTGACCTTCCGCAGCGCCGCCCCGGCCGGACTGCCGCTGCTCGCGCTGTACTCGGTGGCCGCGGGGCTGTCCGACGGGGGCACGGACTGGTTGTGGTTCCTGGTCGCGGCGGCCGGCTATCTGATGCTGCTCCTGGCCGAGGGGCGGGACCGGCTCTCCCAGTGGGGCCGGGTCTTCGGCGGGGCCTCGCGCACGGCCGGAGGGGAACCGAGCGGCGCCGCCCCGGTCCGCACCGGCCGCCGCATCGGCGTGGTCGCGCTGGGCATCGCCCTGGTGGTGCCGCTCGGCCTGCCCGCGATGAACGGCGGCCTGCTGGACTCCGTGGGCGCGGGCGCGGGCGGCGGCACGGGCAGCGGCGGCACGATCTCCGCCGTGAACCCGCTGGTGTCACTCCGCGACAACCTGAACGTGGACGAGGACCGGCAGGTCCTCTCCGTGACGACGAAGATGGCCGACGTCTCGGACCTCTATCTGAGGATCGTGTCCCTGGACGACTTCGACGGCACGACCTGGAAGCCGTCCCGGCGATCCATCACCGCCGTCCCCGACGGCTCCTTCCCGACCCCGATCGGCCTCGGCCCCGAGGTCAAACGCACGGAGGTCGACACCACGATCACGGCGGCCGGCTGGTACGCCCAGGACTGGCTGCCCATGCCGTACCCGCCGAGCGGCGTGACCATCCGGGGCAACTGGCGTTACGAGCCTCTGGGCATGACGCTGGTCGGCGACCACGGCCAGAACACACGAGGGCTGACGTACCAGGTCAAGAGCCTGGACGTACAGCCGACGGCGGAGCAGCTGGCCTCGGCGGCGCCCCCGCCGGCGGCCATCGAGCGCGATTTCACCAAGCTGCCCGACTCGCTGCCGCCGGTGGTGGCCCGCACCGCCCGCCAGGTCACCGCGGGCGCCGCCAACCCGTACGACCAGGCGGTCAAGCTCCAGGACTGGTTCGCCGTGACCGGCGGCTTCGAGTACGACACGCGGGTGCAGGTCGGCAGCGGCTCGGAGGGGATCGCCCGCTTCCTGAAGGACAAGCAGGGCTTCTGCGTGCACTTCTCCTTCACGATGGCGGCGATGGCCCGCTCCCTGGGCATACCGGCCCGGGTCGCGGTGGGCTTCGCACCCGGTTCCCCGCAGGCGGACGGCTCGGTGTCGGTGGGGCTGCGCGACGCGCACGCCTGGCCCGAGCTGTACTTCGAGGGCGTGGGCTGGACCCGCTTCGAGC
This region of Streptomyces caelestis genomic DNA includes:
- a CDS encoding AAA family ATPase gives rise to the protein MTTYDDRASLTDLTAVVDRVRESVEGVIEGKPEVVRLSLTVLLAEGHLLIEDVPGVGKTMLAKALARSIDCSVRRIQFTPDLLPSDITGVSIWDQQRSDFEFKPGAIFAQVVIGDEINRASPKTQSALLESMEERQVTIDGKTYELPSPFMVVATQNPVEMEGTYPLPEAQRDRFMARVSVGYPSPEAELRMLDVHGGVSPLEDLQPVAHAHEILKLIEAVRGVHVAEPVRRYAVDLVGATRTHPDLRLGASPRATLHLLRAAKASAALSGREYALPDDVQALAVAVLAHRLLPTAQAQLNRRTAEQVVEEILQRTPVPSAPQQQSGFGAVGRTAPAYPSHPPRRL
- a CDS encoding DUF58 domain-containing protein is translated as MTTAGTGQPEADRGEQGGIRTALAGLTTRGRSFLAAGVAAAVCAYVLGQSDLLRVGLLLAVLPLVCATVLYRTRYRVAGSRRLSPARVPAGSEARVHLRMDNVSRLPTGVLMLQDRVPYVLGPRPRFVLDRVEAGGRREVSYRVRSDLRGGYPLGPLQLRLTDPFGMCELTRSFSTYDTLTVIPRVEPLAPVRFSGEARGYGDGRQRSLALAGEDDVIPRGYRYGDDLRRVHWRSTARYGELMVRREEQPQRARCTVLLDTRGIAFQGVGPDSAFEWAVAGAASVLVHMLERGFSVRLLTDTGNAVPGEGGDGFAGASQGSADTAGLMMDTLAVIDHSDGAGLSRAYDVLRGGNEGLLVAFLGDLDEEQAAVAARMRQRSSGAVAFVLDSDTWVREPSDVPGPLDGSGERLRMLREAGWTALGVPRGASVDELWRQADRERRGMAAAGGGEGP